A DNA window from Chloroflexota bacterium contains the following coding sequences:
- the gap gene encoding type I glyceraldehyde-3-phosphate dehydrogenase, with protein sequence MAAQIGINGFGRIGRLAFKAISQHYRDKLEITVVNDLTDAQTNAHLLKYDSTYGIYQGKVEAKDDAIMVDGRKTKVLAERDPSKIPWKDYGVDVVIESTGLFTDAARASAHFQGGAKKVIISAPAKGEDITIVMGVNEDKYNPAQHRIISNASCTTNCIAPVVRVLHDNFGVSKGLLSTIHAYTNDQRLLDMYHKDLRRARSAAINIIPTTTGAARAVTLVIPELKGRLDGVAFRVPVPTVSMCDFVADLDKEATAEQINKVFQAAAKGKLKGILEYCDEPLVSTDFKGNPASSVFDALSTMVLAGNMVKVLAWYDNEWGYSCRLADLAIYILGKGL encoded by the coding sequence ATGGCAGCTCAAATAGGAATCAATGGTTTTGGACGCATTGGCAGGCTGGCTTTTAAGGCAATAAGCCAGCACTACCGCGACAAGCTTGAAATAACTGTCGTCAACGACCTGACTGACGCTCAGACCAACGCCCACCTGCTCAAATATGACAGCACCTATGGCATCTATCAGGGAAAAGTAGAGGCAAAGGACGATGCCATAATGGTTGACGGCAGAAAGACAAAAGTCCTGGCTGAGCGCGATCCGAGCAAGATACCGTGGAAAGACTACGGGGTGGACGTTGTAATAGAGTCCACCGGGCTTTTCACCGATGCCGCTAGAGCATCTGCCCACTTCCAGGGTGGAGCCAAGAAAGTCATCATCTCAGCGCCGGCCAAAGGCGAAGACATAACCATAGTCATGGGCGTAAACGAGGACAAGTACAATCCTGCCCAGCATCGCATTATCTCCAATGCCTCATGCACCACCAATTGCATCGCTCCGGTGGTCAGAGTCTTACACGATAACTTTGGGGTAAGCAAAGGGCTGCTCTCGACAATTCACGCTTATACTAACGACCAGAGGCTGCTCGACATGTACCACAAGGACCTGCGCCGGGCACGCTCGGCAGCTATAAATATCATTCCAACCACCACCGGAGCCGCCAGAGCCGTAACCCTGGTTATACCGGAACTTAAAGGTAGGCTTGATGGCGTTGCTTTCAGGGTGCCCGTGCCCACTGTTTCCATGTGTGACTTCGTGGCCGACCTCGACAAAGAGGCGACTGCCGAGCAGATAAACAAGGTTTTCCAGGCTGCAGCCAAAGGCAAACTTAAGGGCATTCTGGAGTACTGCGATGAGCCGTTGGTGAGCACAGACTTCAAAGGTAACCCGGCCAGCTCCGTATTTGATGCCCTGAGCACCATGGTCCTCGCCGGCAATATGGTCAAGGTACTTGCCTGGTACGACAATGAGTGGGGCTACAGCTGCCGCCTAGCTGACCTGGCCATATATATCCTCGGTAAGGGTTTATGA
- the queF gene encoding NADPH-dependent 7-cyano-7-deazaguanine reductase QueF, with amino-acid sequence MRSLKLKYKSYPQKELLIAMPNPYPDREYEEEMVTSELTCLCPLNPGQPDYAALTIKYAPDKQILELKSLKFYLASYRMVEIFYEEATNRILEDLVNAVKPRRMEILAEWNIRGGVGTKVRVSYNNKS; translated from the coding sequence GTGCGGAGCCTCAAACTAAAATATAAGTCCTATCCCCAAAAAGAGCTGCTGATAGCCATGCCTAACCCTTACCCCGACAGGGAATATGAGGAGGAAATGGTTACCAGCGAGCTTACCTGCCTCTGCCCGCTCAACCCAGGACAACCCGACTACGCCGCACTTACCATAAAATATGCCCCCGATAAGCAAATCCTCGAATTAAAGTCGCTCAAGTTCTATCTGGCTAGCTATAGGATGGTGGAAATATTCTACGAGGAGGCAACCAACCGCATACTTGAAGACCTGGTCAATGCTGTGAAACCCAGAAGAATGGAGATACTGGCAGAGTGGAATATAAGGGGCGGCGTTGGAACTAAGGTGAGGGTAAGTTATAATAATAAATCCTAA
- a CDS encoding MBL fold metallo-hydrolase, whose product MEIVQGVHQIKLPLPAGAALDHNNAYLIEGTKGNLLIDTGFDTPEAFAALRDGLRFSGFGFKDITLIVATHIHPDHYGMTDKLKQMSGANVAFSEIEEKFIDSRYVKTDDLLKEVKKLFESNGVPEEDLSEFTEASMAVRQFVGVVKPDIKLKDGDKITVASSDFKVVLTPGHSPGHICLYEPRRKLFFSGDHILPDIFPNVGLHPQSGENPLGDFFNSLEVLAKLEVNFIFPGHGSVFSGFSLRLGELFRHHEKRQLTIKRIIENDMKTAYQIATEIPWMPSGEAVKFENLSTFDKRLAVMETIAQLKLLMIEGKAEKVVKENVDLYWAGG is encoded by the coding sequence ATGGAAATAGTCCAGGGGGTTCACCAGATAAAACTGCCGCTACCAGCGGGAGCAGCCTTAGACCACAACAATGCCTATTTGATAGAAGGTACAAAAGGCAATTTGCTGATTGATACTGGCTTTGATACACCTGAGGCTTTCGCAGCCTTGCGTGATGGTCTACGATTCAGTGGCTTCGGATTTAAAGATATAACTCTGATAGTGGCAACTCACATTCACCCCGACCATTATGGCATGACGGATAAGCTGAAACAGATGTCGGGGGCTAATGTGGCGTTCAGCGAAATCGAGGAAAAATTCATCGATTCGCGATATGTGAAAACAGATGACCTGTTGAAGGAGGTAAAAAAGCTCTTCGAATCTAACGGTGTGCCTGAGGAAGACCTGTCCGAATTCACTGAAGCTTCAATGGCGGTGCGGCAATTCGTAGGAGTGGTTAAACCTGACATTAAGCTGAAAGATGGGGACAAAATCACCGTCGCCTCTTCAGATTTCAAGGTAGTGCTGACTCCGGGACATTCACCAGGCCATATTTGCCTCTATGAGCCGAGGCGGAAACTCTTCTTTTCCGGCGACCATATCCTACCCGATATATTCCCTAATGTCGGTCTCCATCCACAATCTGGTGAAAACCCGCTGGGCGACTTTTTCAATTCATTGGAAGTCCTGGCTAAACTAGAAGTCAATTTCATTTTCCCGGGACATGGCTCCGTTTTCAGCGGGTTTTCGCTAAGGCTCGGTGAGCTATTTCGCCATCACGAAAAACGGCAATTAACCATAAAGAGAATTATAGAAAATGACATGAAGACTGCCTATCAAATAGCTACCGAGATCCCATGGATGCCCAGCGGCGAGGCCGTCAAGTTCGAGAATCTGTCTACCTTCGATAAGCGTCTGGCTGTTATGGAAACCATAGCTCAACTTAAACTCCTGATGATAGAAGGCAAGGCAGAGAAAGTTGTGAAAGAAAATGTCGACCTCTACTGGGCCGGGGGTTAA
- a CDS encoding phosphopyruvate hydratase, translating to MKSTKANIKTIKAREILDSRGNPTIEVQVELSDGTTGIAAVPSGASTGKYEAVELRDGDKCRYGGLGVCKAVSNVNDKMAPALAGIAASEQAEIDQRLLELDGTANKSNLGANAILGVSLATAKAAANSANLPLYRYLGGTAAHLLPVPMMNILNGGKHAADSTDFQEFMVVPAGATSFSQSLQMGIEIYHALKKAIKVKGLNTNVGDEGGFAPSLASNKQAIELILAAIDLAGYKAGDDCFIALDPAASSFYDDGKYILSKEGAALTSNEMIDYYAKWVSSYPIISIEDGLDEDDWSGWISLTSKLGKKIKLVGDDLYTTNLERLERGISQKASNAILIKPNQVGTLSETLATVKRAQQVGWTTIISHRSGETEDTTIADLAVAVGSGLIKTGAPCRSERVAKYNRLLMIEEELGADVRFAGKEALSI from the coding sequence ATGAAATCAACAAAGGCGAACATTAAAACAATCAAAGCCCGCGAGATACTTGACTCCCGAGGCAATCCCACTATTGAAGTACAGGTGGAACTGTCCGACGGCACCACCGGCATAGCTGCCGTGCCCTCAGGAGCCAGCACCGGCAAGTATGAAGCCGTGGAACTCCGAGACGGAGATAAGTGCAGGTACGGCGGGTTAGGGGTTTGCAAAGCAGTAAGCAATGTCAATGACAAGATGGCTCCAGCACTCGCCGGCATAGCGGCTTCAGAGCAGGCAGAGATTGACCAGAGATTGCTTGAACTTGATGGCACTGCCAATAAATCCAATCTCGGGGCAAACGCTATTCTGGGGGTATCTTTAGCTACCGCCAAAGCTGCGGCTAATTCAGCAAATCTCCCCCTGTACCGCTATCTCGGCGGCACTGCTGCCCACCTTCTACCTGTGCCCATGATGAACATACTTAACGGTGGAAAACATGCCGCTGATTCCACTGATTTTCAGGAGTTTATGGTAGTGCCAGCAGGCGCCACCAGCTTCAGCCAGTCGCTTCAGATGGGAATTGAAATCTACCATGCTCTTAAGAAGGCAATCAAAGTCAAAGGGCTCAATACCAACGTCGGTGATGAAGGTGGCTTTGCGCCGTCACTGGCTTCCAATAAGCAAGCCATTGAGCTGATACTGGCAGCAATTGACCTCGCTGGCTACAAAGCTGGCGACGATTGCTTCATTGCTTTAGACCCTGCGGCGAGCAGCTTTTACGATGATGGTAAATATATTTTATCTAAAGAGGGCGCAGCTCTAACCAGCAATGAAATGATTGACTATTACGCCAAATGGGTATCGAGCTACCCAATCATCAGCATTGAAGATGGGCTGGACGAGGATGATTGGTCAGGTTGGATATCACTGACATCCAAACTAGGCAAGAAGATAAAACTTGTTGGCGATGACCTTTACACCACAAATCTGGAACGGCTGGAACGAGGCATTTCTCAAAAGGCATCCAATGCTATACTAATAAAGCCGAACCAAGTGGGCACACTCAGCGAAACCCTGGCGACGGTAAAAAGAGCGCAGCAGGTTGGCTGGACAACCATAATCAGCCATCGCTCCGGCGAGACCGAAGATACCACGATAGCTGACCTGGCAGTTGCCGTTGGCTCCGGGTTGATAAAAACCGGCGCCCCATGCCGCAGCGAGAGAGTAGCTAAATATAATCGCCTGCTCATGATAGAAGAGGAACTCGGAGCTGACGTCCGTTTCGCCGGTAAGGAAGCACTTTCAATTTAG
- a CDS encoding TIGR00725 family protein: protein MGKPSFEKKLIIAVIGGGKCSAQEAVLAETVGRELAKRGAVLVCGGLTGVMEAACRGAAIESGLTLGILPGDDPADCNPYVQIPVATGAGYARNIAVVNSAHAVIAIDGDYGTLTEIGFALKSNIPVVGLNTWTLLRNGEQDKSIIKADDAVDAVEKAITLAKGQELG from the coding sequence GTGGGTAAACCAAGTTTTGAGAAAAAGCTAATCATCGCAGTTATCGGCGGCGGTAAATGCTCTGCCCAGGAGGCGGTTCTGGCTGAGACTGTAGGCAGAGAGCTGGCTAAGCGGGGAGCTGTTCTTGTCTGCGGTGGCTTGACCGGCGTTATGGAGGCAGCCTGCCGCGGAGCTGCCATCGAGTCCGGGCTGACCTTAGGCATCTTGCCCGGCGATGACCCGGCTGATTGTAACCCTTATGTTCAGATCCCAGTGGCCACCGGTGCAGGTTACGCCAGAAATATAGCCGTGGTTAACTCAGCTCATGCCGTAATTGCCATAGACGGTGATTACGGGACACTGACCGAGATCGGCTTCGCTCTGAAAAGCAACATCCCAGTTGTAGGATTGAATACCTGGACTCTGCTGCGAAACGGTGAACAAGATAAGTCTATAATCAAGGCAGACGATGCCGTTGACGCCGTGGAGAAGGCTATCACTCTGGCAAAAGGACAAGAGCTGGGTTGA
- a CDS encoding thymidylate synthase, which produces MELTVIEALTIGDAWFQCLEKALLQGRTYLIQQGSFEGTHRKEIPLVAVMIRNPGVRPLRPDVPMGVPAPTTDEVIEEYMSYLMTAVKQENEEYTYGEDLAAQIDEVIRRYKQGFDTNQLCMTIGNRDSIYLKDPPCLRVLDTRVQDGRLNFIMYFRSWDLWGGFPTNLGGLQLLKEHMAKEIGVEDGCMVAFSKGLHLYEHCWDLAKMVLRMPLE; this is translated from the coding sequence ATGGAGTTAACGGTAATTGAGGCACTTACTATCGGAGATGCCTGGTTCCAGTGTCTTGAGAAGGCTCTGTTGCAGGGGAGGACGTATCTTATACAACAGGGTAGTTTTGAAGGCACTCATCGTAAAGAGATACCTCTTGTTGCGGTTATGATTCGCAATCCCGGTGTGAGACCACTAAGACCTGATGTACCGATGGGAGTCCCAGCACCTACTACAGACGAGGTTATTGAGGAGTATATGTCGTATTTGATGACCGCCGTTAAGCAGGAGAATGAAGAGTACACTTATGGTGAAGACCTGGCTGCTCAAATCGATGAGGTAATCAGGCGCTATAAGCAAGGGTTTGATACCAACCAGCTATGTATGACGATTGGCAATCGGGATAGCATTTACCTGAAAGACCCGCCCTGTCTAAGGGTGTTAGATACCAGGGTTCAGGATGGCCGCCTAAATTTCATCATGTACTTCAGGAGTTGGGATTTGTGGGGTGGTTTCCCTACAAACCTCGGTGGCTTGCAGTTGTTGAAAGAGCACATGGCTAAGGAGATTGGTGTAGAAGACGGCTGCATGGTGGCCTTCAGCAAGGGGCTTCACCTGTACGAACACTGCTGGGACCTGGCAAAGATGGTGCTGCGCATGCCGCTGGAGTGA
- the rlmB gene encoding 23S rRNA (guanosine(2251)-2'-O)-methyltransferase RlmB has protein sequence MADTIEGKNPVVEALKSGRPINKVLLARNIGLHSAVTEILNLSRSRRIPVEFVERRFIDKLAMTSSHQGVIAYTSIKEYVTLEDLLTISRDKKEPPLYCILDGIEDPYNLGAIIRSAEASGIHGVITRSRRAVGLTATVAKASAGAVEYVPVARVSNISQTMLALGRNSVWVVGIDQTGKIPYSQVDFKLPTAIVIGSEGKGLSDLVKKRCDSLAFIPMLGRITSLNASIAAALVMYEAFKQRGW, from the coding sequence ATGGCAGATACTATCGAGGGTAAAAATCCTGTAGTTGAGGCACTAAAGAGTGGCCGTCCTATAAATAAGGTGTTGCTCGCCCGCAATATTGGGCTTCATTCGGCAGTTACCGAAATATTGAACCTTTCCAGATCTAGAAGGATCCCCGTAGAATTTGTGGAAAGACGGTTTATTGACAAGTTGGCTATGACTTCTTCTCACCAGGGAGTTATTGCGTATACCTCAATCAAGGAATACGTTACATTGGAAGATTTACTAACTATATCTAGAGACAAAAAAGAACCGCCCCTTTATTGTATCCTGGATGGTATTGAAGACCCCTATAATCTAGGAGCTATTATAAGAAGTGCCGAAGCGAGCGGCATTCATGGTGTGATTACCCGCTCAAGAAGAGCTGTGGGACTCACAGCAACGGTGGCTAAGGCATCAGCCGGTGCTGTGGAATACGTGCCAGTAGCGAGGGTATCCAACATCTCCCAGACAATGCTGGCATTGGGAAGAAACAGTGTCTGGGTTGTTGGAATAGACCAGACTGGCAAAATTCCGTACAGTCAGGTGGATTTCAAATTACCGACAGCAATTGTAATAGGCAGCGAAGGCAAGGGACTGTCGGATTTAGTCAAGAAAAGGTGTGATTCTCTGGCATTTATTCCTATGCTAGGCAGAATTACCTCACTTAATGCCTCTATCGCTGCAGCATTAGTGATGTATGAAGCTTTCAAGCAAAGAGGATGGTAA
- a CDS encoding NYN domain-containing protein codes for MDDRVAIFIDGSNLYHGLRSNFGRHNLNFSEFSNKLCGSRRLFRTYYYNVLQDPTQRPDSYREQQDFFDALRKTPYLEVRLGSTKVAQGIPVEKGIDIMLATDLLYFAWNDFYDVAVLVSGDSDFAYALQAVKNMGKHVEVAYFESGVSKDLLNVADNRYLLNRSFFSGLWTRKSYTYHRRVIGEGQK; via the coding sequence ATGGACGATAGAGTCGCCATCTTCATAGATGGAAGCAATCTATATCACGGTCTACGAAGTAACTTTGGACGCCACAACCTCAACTTCTCTGAATTCTCCAATAAGCTATGTGGGTCCAGGCGCTTATTCCGAACATATTATTACAATGTCTTACAGGATCCGACTCAACGGCCTGATAGCTATCGAGAGCAACAGGATTTTTTTGATGCCCTGCGCAAGACGCCATATCTAGAGGTTCGACTAGGGAGTACCAAAGTGGCACAGGGTATCCCTGTTGAGAAAGGTATAGATATTATGTTGGCTACAGACCTGCTATATTTTGCCTGGAACGACTTCTATGATGTGGCAGTGCTTGTCAGCGGTGACTCTGATTTTGCCTACGCTCTTCAAGCTGTAAAGAACATGGGTAAGCATGTCGAGGTGGCCTACTTCGAGAGTGGTGTGTCAAAGGACCTCTTGAATGTAGCCGATAATCGGTATCTCCTAAACCGGAGCTTTTTCAGTGGTTTGTGGACACGTAAAAGTTATACCTATCACAGAAGAGTGATTGGAGAAGGTCAGAAGTAA
- the typA gene encoding translational GTPase TypA — MNYRDDLRNIVIIAHVDHGKTSLVDMMLKQSKIFRDNQQVGNLILDRNALEREKGITILAKNTAITYRGVKINIIDTPGHADFSGEVERVMNMADGCLLLVDSIDGPMPQTRFVLKHALDKGLKPIVVINKIDRENSRIAEVVRLTQDLFLELATDADQLDFPVLYASARDGTASTDAEKEGQDLIPLFESILHKVPPPSIESGPFQMLVSNLDYSSYKGKLAIGKIYRGSVKPHDKVAVIGSDGSTQNYEVNQVFTFMGLDQPEEEEATAGDIVAITGVETVSIGDTITSTDQPDALPRIEIGEPTLKMMFGINTSPLAGREGKYCTSRQLRERLYRELETNLSLRVQDTVTPDVFLVSGRGELHLAILIETMRRQDYEFEISKPEVITKEINGKVMEPVEELTIDTREEYVGALMETLSTRQARLANMRNDGQGNVRLEFHIPTRGLIGFRSLFLTTTRGEGIMSTLLLGYEPWYGDIVSTRSGMLVASENGTAVTYGLNNAQERGTTFIEPGTPVYEGMIVGMNSRGSDLAVNVAKEKKQTNIRASTADIAIRLTPPVKFSLEEALGMISDDELIEVTPKNIRLRKRLLTQNQRARARHAAGKEPQQIANSRT; from the coding sequence TTGAATTATCGAGATGATTTAAGAAACATAGTCATAATCGCCCATGTAGACCACGGCAAGACAAGCCTGGTCGATATGATGCTGAAGCAAAGCAAAATCTTCCGTGATAACCAGCAGGTGGGCAATTTGATACTTGACAGGAATGCACTGGAACGGGAGAAAGGCATTACCATTCTAGCCAAGAACACAGCGATAACCTATCGCGGCGTAAAGATAAATATCATAGATACTCCGGGTCATGCTGATTTCAGCGGCGAAGTAGAGCGAGTCATGAATATGGCAGACGGCTGTCTGTTGCTGGTTGATTCCATCGATGGACCTATGCCACAGACCAGGTTCGTGCTAAAACATGCGCTGGATAAGGGGCTGAAGCCGATTGTGGTCATTAATAAGATAGACAGGGAAAATTCCAGGATTGCCGAGGTGGTCCGTCTGACTCAGGACCTGTTTCTGGAATTAGCCACTGACGCTGACCAGCTTGATTTTCCAGTACTGTACGCCAGCGCCAGGGACGGCACGGCTTCCACCGACGCGGAGAAGGAAGGTCAGGACCTGATACCGTTGTTCGAATCTATACTGCACAAGGTCCCGCCACCCAGCATCGAGTCCGGACCTTTCCAGATGCTGGTATCCAACCTGGACTATAGCAGCTACAAAGGCAAGCTGGCCATCGGCAAAATTTACCGCGGCAGCGTTAAGCCGCATGATAAGGTGGCTGTTATCGGGAGCGATGGCAGCACGCAGAACTACGAAGTGAACCAGGTGTTCACCTTCATGGGTCTCGACCAACCGGAAGAGGAGGAGGCAACCGCAGGCGATATTGTGGCTATAACCGGCGTGGAAACAGTAAGCATAGGAGACACCATAACCAGCACCGACCAGCCGGATGCTTTACCTCGTATAGAGATAGGCGAACCTACATTAAAAATGATGTTCGGTATAAATACCTCACCGCTCGCCGGCAGAGAAGGGAAATACTGCACCTCAAGGCAACTCCGTGAAAGGCTTTACCGGGAACTGGAAACAAATCTCAGCCTGAGGGTTCAAGATACCGTAACCCCTGATGTTTTCCTGGTATCTGGCAGAGGAGAGCTGCACTTAGCAATACTTATTGAGACTATGCGACGCCAGGATTACGAGTTTGAAATTTCAAAGCCGGAAGTTATAACTAAAGAAATAAATGGCAAGGTTATGGAACCTGTGGAAGAGCTGACCATCGATACGCGCGAGGAATATGTAGGTGCTCTTATGGAAACTTTGAGCACGCGCCAGGCCAGATTGGCCAATATGCGCAACGACGGACAGGGTAATGTGCGCCTGGAGTTTCACATCCCCACGCGTGGTCTAATCGGTTTCCGCAGCCTGTTTTTAACTACCACCCGGGGTGAAGGCATTATGAGCACACTATTGCTGGGATATGAACCATGGTATGGAGATATCGTCTCGACCCGTAGCGGCATGCTGGTAGCTTCTGAAAACGGTACTGCAGTTACTTACGGGTTAAACAATGCCCAGGAAAGAGGTACAACATTCATTGAGCCAGGCACACCAGTATACGAGGGCATGATAGTGGGGATGAATTCGCGGGGAAGTGACCTGGCAGTCAACGTTGCCAAAGAGAAAAAACAGACCAACATCCGTGCTTCAACAGCCGATATTGCCATTAGGTTGACGCCACCAGTGAAATTTAGCCTTGAAGAAGCTCTGGGCATGATCAGCGATGACGAACTTATTGAGGTGACACCTAAAAACATCAGGTTGCGTAAGCGGCTGCTGACACAGAACCAGCGCGCTAGAGCCCGCCATGCAGCAGGCAAAGAACCACAACAAATTGCTAATAGCCGTACTTAA
- the recN gene encoding DNA repair protein RecN produces MAGDGGLLLELRVKNLGIIENIGWNLSRGLNVITGETGAGKSLLIDAVETLLEGKVGEEVIRHGSDEAHIEGVFALPETEYLTQLRELLDENGLKSDEDNLVISCESKRHGRGIVRVNGRAVTRGILRQIGRLLIDIHGQSEHLSLLDTKYHLDFLDGYGHTLELRHSFTAKVAELHKLEQELKSLVEAEKDAARRQEFLRFQLDEIRKAELRPGEEEELEKERTLLSSAEKLKAMSYEAYQALGREDASRASAPALDKLNEALAVMKKLVELDPTLSQQLSSLEDAVYRVEEAAREISAYSGRLEQNPERLEEVESRFEVIKSLKRKYGQTVTDILSYLEKTEKELEGISRSSERQAELEKLRTELKVEMGRIASELSTARSATAEKLVAEVKKELQDLSMSQVEFQVSITREEAEEGIPLPDEKTYAFNNEGVDVVEFMASTNPGEPVKPITKIASTGEISRFTLALKCALSEVDSIPILIFDEIDIGVGGRSGEIIGKKLWALAQNRQVICVTHLPQIAAYADAHYNVHKEESGARTVSMLQSLEGEARTQEIAVMLAGPQYTEVSLTDARGVIQRAKTWKQDQRQGS; encoded by the coding sequence ATTGCGGGAGATGGTGGTTTGTTACTGGAATTAAGGGTCAAGAACCTTGGAATCATTGAGAATATAGGCTGGAACCTGAGCCGCGGTCTGAACGTCATCACCGGCGAGACAGGTGCCGGCAAATCACTACTCATCGATGCCGTGGAGACGCTGCTGGAAGGGAAAGTGGGCGAGGAGGTTATCCGCCATGGCAGCGACGAAGCCCACATCGAAGGTGTTTTCGCCCTGCCCGAGACTGAATATCTGACGCAGCTCAGGGAACTCCTGGACGAAAATGGCTTGAAATCAGATGAGGATAATCTGGTTATCAGTTGCGAATCCAAAAGGCACGGGCGCGGCATTGTCAGAGTCAACGGACGTGCCGTTACCAGAGGCATTCTACGCCAGATCGGACGCCTGCTAATCGATATTCACGGCCAGAGCGAGCACCTGTCTCTCCTCGATACCAAGTATCACCTGGATTTCCTGGATGGCTACGGTCATACCCTGGAGCTGCGGCACAGCTTCACCGCTAAAGTGGCAGAGCTTCATAAACTGGAACAGGAGCTAAAGTCGCTGGTTGAAGCCGAGAAAGATGCCGCTCGCCGCCAGGAATTCCTGCGCTTCCAGCTCGATGAGATAAGAAAAGCTGAGTTGCGTCCCGGTGAGGAGGAAGAGCTGGAAAAAGAACGGACTCTACTGTCTTCGGCTGAGAAGCTGAAGGCAATGTCTTATGAAGCCTACCAGGCGCTGGGCAGGGAAGATGCCTCGCGTGCTTCAGCTCCGGCTCTGGACAAATTGAATGAAGCGCTGGCAGTTATGAAGAAGCTCGTAGAGCTGGACCCCACGCTCAGCCAGCAGTTAAGTTCCCTGGAAGACGCGGTGTACCGGGTCGAGGAGGCGGCGCGGGAAATCAGCGCTTACAGCGGCAGGTTAGAGCAGAACCCGGAGCGGCTGGAAGAGGTGGAGTCGCGTTTTGAGGTTATAAAAAGTCTAAAACGGAAATACGGGCAGACCGTCACTGACATACTGAGCTACCTGGAGAAGACTGAAAAAGAGCTGGAGGGAATCTCCCGTTCTTCGGAGAGGCAGGCCGAGCTGGAGAAGCTGCGCACTGAGCTCAAGGTGGAGATGGGCAGGATAGCCTCCGAGCTCTCGACAGCGCGCTCAGCGACGGCGGAGAAGCTGGTTGCCGAGGTGAAGAAGGAGCTCCAGGATTTGAGCATGTCGCAGGTTGAATTCCAGGTGTCCATAACCCGGGAGGAAGCTGAAGAAGGTATTCCTCTACCTGACGAAAAAACTTACGCTTTTAACAACGAAGGCGTTGATGTAGTTGAGTTTATGGCATCGACCAATCCCGGCGAGCCTGTCAAGCCTATAACCAAAATCGCCTCTACAGGTGAAATCTCCCGTTTTACCCTGGCGCTGAAATGTGCTCTGTCGGAGGTTGATAGTATCCCCATTCTCATTTTCGACGAGATAGACATCGGTGTCGGTGGACGTAGCGGCGAAATTATTGGCAAGAAGCTGTGGGCATTAGCTCAGAATCGCCAGGTGATTTGCGTAACTCATCTTCCACAGATTGCTGCTTATGCCGACGCCCATTACAACGTTCACAAGGAAGAGTCAGGCGCTCGGACTGTCAGCATGCTTCAGTCACTTGAAGGCGAGGCTCGTACCCAAGAGATTGCCGTCATGCTTGCCGGTCCGCAGTACACTGAAGTTTCCCTGACCGATGCCCGCGGCGTGATACAAAGGGCAAAAACCTGGAAGCAAGACCAGCGCCAGGGCTCCTGA
- a CDS encoding cupin domain-containing protein, with product MAGYVGPIEKRTLGNDYFRQVLFTGRYAQLVVMCLQPGEEIGNEVHSNVDQFFRIEQGEAIFVFNQKERHSAKNGDAVIVPAGTHHNVINSSSKTKLKLYTIYSPPNHPDKTVHKTKAEAEKAEAEKHH from the coding sequence ATGGCAGGATATGTGGGACCAATTGAAAAACGAACTTTAGGTAATGATTATTTTAGGCAAGTATTGTTTACGGGGAGGTACGCTCAGCTTGTGGTAATGTGTTTACAACCGGGTGAAGAGATCGGTAACGAGGTGCATTCAAATGTTGATCAGTTCTTTCGCATCGAACAAGGCGAAGCAATTTTTGTTTTCAATCAAAAAGAGAGGCATTCGGCAAAAAATGGCGATGCTGTCATAGTTCCGGCAGGCACGCACCATAATGTAATAAACAGTTCGAGTAAGACAAAACTGAAGTTATACACCATATACTCTCCTCCTAACCATCCCGACAAGACCGTGCATAAGACGAAGGCCGAGGCTGAGAAAGCTGAAGCGGAAAAACATCACTAG